The Numenius arquata unplaced genomic scaffold, bNumArq3.hap1.1 HAP1_SCAFFOLD_1545, whole genome shotgun sequence genomic interval GGTAACCTCTTCCTCGCACGAGGataagggggggggggcctcATCCTTCTCACACGAGGACAAAGGGGGGGGGGCATCTTTCTCGCACAAGGGTGGGGGGGTCACCTCCTCCTCACACGAGGGcaaaagggggggcagctcatCCTTCTCGCACGAGGATGGGGTGGGGCCACATCCTCGCACGAGGACAGGGGAGGGGGTGTCCTTGCACGAGGTCAagaggggggggtgtcacctcctcctcacacgaggatggtgggggggggggcttacCCTTCTTGCATGAGGACAAAGTGTGTGGGGGCTCATCCCTCTTGCACGAGGATGGGAGGGGCACCCCCTTCCAGCACACACATATaccaccacccccccctgcacaaggattggggggggggggggggcggcacaTCCTGCttgcacgggggggggggtcctcgtgggagaaggaggggtgatgggggggtgtGACTGGTGACCTCCCcctcggggttggggggggtggttgggggggcTACCCCTCGGCCCCCCCCCCGGTCGCGCAGGTAGAGGTGCCGCAGGGCCTGGTGCGCCGAGATCCGCTTGTGAGGGTCAAAGGTCAACAtctcctggggggggacacaccatcacaaccccccccccttgcccccaaaGGGCTTCGCACGCTCAGGGGGGTcctgtgtgtcgtccccccccctcaccccgtgtccccaccccaccctgttttgcccccccccccgtgtcatCCCGCCCCcaggtgtgtgtgtccccccccgtgtccccctccccatgtccttcccccggtgcccccccgtgtcccccccacccccccatcgtGTCCCGCTCCCTCACcccatctgtgtccccccccacgtccccctccCGTGTACCCCCCCCACCTGGTGTCCCCCCCAtggtccccccccgtccccacctcATGAATCCCCCCCAcgatgtgtccccccccaaccccatgtcccccccccgtgttcccccccctcaccctgtgtgtgtccccccccacgtcccccttcCCATgtatcccctcccctccctttgtCCCCCCCTCCCATTCCCACCTCATGTAtcccccccatgtgtccccccccaaccccatgtcccccccccgtgtcgtccccccccacgtcccccttcccatgtatccccccccccccattgtccccccccCATTCCTACCTCatgtatccccccccccccccccaatgtgtccccctcccctcaccctaTGTtgtgtgtgtgtcgtccccccccggtgccccccccccccgcggtgccCCCCCCTCACCAGCAGCAGTTGTGTCCCCAGAGGCTCCATCTCGGGGACgaagccctgggggggctggggggggcggggggggaaggcgcaGCGGGGGAGGGCCACGTCCAGCGGCCACTCCTCCTCGGCTGGGAGCCCGATCAGGCTGGGGGgggcatggaggggggggggacatgggggggacacacaccgggaGGGGACACACGGGGTGAGGGGGAGAcatggggtgagggagggggacacacaggaGGGGACACAAGgtaaaggctgggggggggcaccccccctccaccccaggaccccccccaaaacagcccccaccctggacccccccattgcggccccccccccaaacccccccagggcccccccagctCAGGATCCCCCCAAAaatgccccccctgccccactttgggacccccccctccagcccccctgacactccctcccccaaaacacaaatagacacccccccaccccccaagagcCCTCACCCCCCCCCATTGTCTCCCCCCTgtgccgcccccccccaaaaaaactcacTCCAAAAATCTTGCCCAATTGATCGGCCTCAGAGTTCCCGCAGAAAagtggcctggggggggggggacagggatgtcacTGGGCGTGGGGGGAGACacagggacacacaccccccaaaatgtccccccccccttttccccccgtgtccccccccggtgttccccacatccccccccccgtgtcccccatgtccccccccccatgtcccctcccatgtgtccccccccccccatgtccctccccttACTTCCTGCGGAACATCTCGGCGAAGATGCAGCCCACGCTCCACAGGTCCACGGGGGTGGCGTaggtggcctggagcagcacctcGGGGGCGCGGTACCACAGCGTCAccacctgcggggggggggacaccagcccCATAGTGACCCaagccccatggccaccagccccaTAGTCACCCGGCCCCACGGCCACCCGGCCCCAAATCCACGGCCAACCCGCTCTAGAGCCACCCAGGAGCCACAGCTCCTTGGCTTCATGGCCAACGTGACCCATGGCCACCAGGACCCATGGCCACCCAGATCTGTACCCACCTGGGACCCACAGCTCCTTGGCTTCATGACCACCAGGACCCACAGCCCACCTGACCCACAGCTCCTTGGCTTCATGGCCAACCCAACCCATGGTCACCAGGACCCATGGCCACCCAGATCTGTACCCACCTGGGACCCCCAGCTCCTTGGCTTCATGGCCACCCCAACCCACGGCCACCAGGCCCACCTAGCCCTTCTCCTTTCTCAAGACCCACatctcctcccagccagccctcGCCACCCTTTGAGAcccacatctcctgccccgccgcccccccaagGACGCACCACAGGGGTGAGGGCCATCTGGCAGCTGTAGATGCGGGCCAGGCCGAAGTCGGCCAGTTTGACCTGGCCGTTACTGGTCACCAGGATGTTCTCGGGCTTCAGATCCCGGTGGACGATGCAGTTGGAGTGGAGAAAGTCCAGCCCCCGCAGGAACTGCCTCATCAGGTCctaaggggggtgtgtgtgtgtgtgacaatAACAATGTGGCCACCGTGTGGACCTCAGTGGCCACTAggaccttcccccccccgcccccaaccttgATGGTGTCGTGGGGCAACCCCGGGGGGGGCGCCTTGTCCAAGAAGGTCTTGAGGTCCTGGTCAACGTGCTCGAAGACCAAGGTCACCTTGGTCTCGCGCTCGGTGCGGGCGGTGGCACAGACGTCCATcagcctggggacacggggggggggacacggggcaggggacacggggggggggggggaatgacacGAGGGGGGGGTGTCAACTTTTCACGCCCCAACCATGACGGAGCCGTCGCCTTTCCTCGATCCTcgccatggggctggggctgggggggggtgttggttgggcgctatggggcggcgctatggggcagggccgTGGGTCTCACCGCACGATGTTGGGGTGGTCGAAGTGCTCCAGGCGCTTGAGGAGGGCGACCTCGCGGACGGCGCTGAGGGGGAGCCCGTTCTCCGTCCCCGTCACCCGCACGTTCTTCAGGGCCACGAAGCGGCCGCTGGCCCGGTCCCGCGCCTTGTACACCGTCCCGTAGGCCCCCACCCCGATCTCCGCCACCGGCTCGTACTGcgccatcctgccccacggcgacccacagcgacccatagcgacccacagcagCGCACCCCGGGACTCAGAGagacacccccagcaccccagagcGAGATCCCCAGTGCCCCGCTGTGATCCCCCGGCACCTCACCCACCCCTCCTgtgccatcctgccccacagcgacccatagtgacccatagcgacccatagtgAGAGCCCCCAGAGACCACCATgagacccccagtgacccccagtgagACCCCAGCACCCCAGAGCGAGACCCCCAGTGCCCCACCGTGATCCCCCAGCACCTCACCCACCCCTCCTGTGCCATcccgccccatagcgacccacagcaaGACCCCCCTGGTGACCCATAGAGAGATCCCCAGTGACCACAGAGAGACCCCCGGTGACCCACAGCAAGACCCCCGGCCCCCTGTGTACTGcgcccatccctcctgccccatcctgccccccagagcccccccccaatGCCCCacagtgagaccccccccccagttacCCATAGAGAGACCCCCCAGTGACCCTGCTCCCCTCATGCTCAccaccccccaacaccccacAATTCCCAGCCCCCCCAACCAGACCCCCCATCCAgcaacccccaacccccccaaccaGCCCCCCAAAACACGCCCAACAACCCCAcgacccccagcccccccaaccaGCCCCCCCCATCCAGCAGCCCCCAAccaccccccaacaccccacgacccccagcaccccccaaacaacccccccaactCAGCACCCCCCAACCAGCCCCCCCATCCAgcaccccccaacacccccccgacccccacaccccccaaccaGCGACCCCCCAACCAGCCCCCCCCATCCAGCACCCCCCACCCGGTGCCGCCCCCTCCGCACTGCCACgcgtgggagggagcagggggacacccccctccctttcccccggCTTTGGGGGTGcaaaggggggggcggggcacCACGTGcacgttttgggggggggggtccccgggactcaccgggcggcggcgcgcgggcccgggcggggggaggggctGGAGGACCGGAACCAACGAGACGGGGCGGCCGGAAGGGccatggggaagggggggtgtcagggggggGGTCCGAGGGGGCGGGCACTGGGACGCCTGGGTTCCCTTtgagggggggggtttggggggggcggggtcCCCGGTAAGTtgggggggcgggacggggctcGAACCCGCGGCTCCGGGGTCCccgcggcgccccctggcggggggaggggacaatgcgggggtggggggaggatgggggggggacacacaggggggATCCCCCCCGGATCGCTAcgtgcccccccccaccttgttggggacccccccccaaactccactcgggtttggggggggatggggggggtttgggggacacgggggtgggcggggaggggggggacacatggtgggggggcaccgggggacgacgacgacactttgaggtgggggggacacccccccggaTCGCTACGTGTCCCCTCCTCCTtgttggggacacccccccccccccaaccccacccgcgtttgggggggggggcggggggggcggaaagggtggccgggggggggacacatggcgggggggggcagcgtgGGTGGTTGGTGGGTACACACTTtgagggggggggacgacacaggggGGACCGCCCCCCCCGGATCGCTACGTGCCCCCCCCTTCTTCTTGGGAAACCCCTCCCCAACTCCAcccggggtttgggggggaacgggggggggcttggggggacacgggggtggccggggggggggggaaacacacatgggggggggggacgacacgtgGTTTGGGAGGGTcccgccccccccggctctgTCCGTGGTGCTGAAACGGCCCCGCGGGGGCAGCGGGGTCACGGCGCGGGGGGGGAAAACAacgcacgggggggggggggtgggaacccacggaggggggggggggcgtgtgtggtgggGGATGCCCcgaggttggggagggggggagggagcaggggacacggtgcccccccccccgcccccccgcggtGTCACCGCGCTCGGCTACGCCGGGGTCACAGGAGGGTCCAGAGTCCCCGGCGCTGACGTcagcgctcccccccccccccgtggaacattgacacacccccccccccccccgacacacacacacacgcaccacaCCCCCCACCGTGTTAACCCGCTCGTggccgctggggggggggaaacgctgtcaccggggggggggtgggatgggtgatgggggggacacgggagggtcacggggggggggggacgaggtCGGGGTGGGAGATGGGACAGGAGGGtcatggggggacacaggaaaGGGACAGCAGGGTCACCGCGGGGGGGACAAGgtcacggtgggggggggggggccgggagggtCATGGAGGGGGGTGTGACACATCCATGGGGGTAGGTGGCTGGGGGGGCCACAGGGACCATCCCCTTTCATGCTGGGACCCCACTCAGGACACCCGCCCCCCCCATACCTCCACTAatccccatctcccccctcccggtctgtgtgtccccccctgctTCGTCCCCACCCCGGAGCCACATCACCCCCGGGTGCACATCGGGGCaggccacccccccacccccacccggtgcaccccgggggggggcactgaGTCACCCCAAagagccggggggggacacgggggggcagaggcggcagggcagggagcagccggCACCGACGCACCCAAAACCGCCTTTATTTGCCAATAAATAAACCTTTAAATAAGCCGGGAACTGCCAGAAActgtccccggggcggggggggacgacaccatGGGGTCAAGACCACCACCGGGGCTGGGGTCACCACGGGGGTCAGGGACCACCAAGGTCAAGGCCACCACAGGGGTCACTGGCCATCACCGGGGTCAAGGCCACcactggggttggggacaccatggggtcAGGGCCACCACTGGGGTCAGGGGCCACCACTGGAGTTGGGGGACACCACCAGGGTCCGGGCCACCAccagggttggggacaccatggggtcAAGGCCACCATTAGGGTTGGAGCTACCACCAGGGTCAAGGCCACCACTGGGGCCAGGGGCCACCACCAGGGTCACCACCATTGAGTTTGGGGTCACCAACATTGAGGTTGGGGCCACCACCAGGGTTGGGGCCACCACCGGAGTGACCACCATCGAGTCTGGGGCCACCACCAGAGTGGGGGGCCACCACCAGGGTTGGGGCCACCACCGGAGTGACCACCATTGAGTCTGGGGCCACCACCAGAGTGGAGCCACCACCAGGGCTGGGGCCACCACTGGTGATCAGTGCCACACGCTTGTCCCTCGTGGGTTCCCCCGCTCACCGGCTGAGGAACTGGAGGTTGATGGTGGCCTCGGGGACCAGCAGGGTGCGGGTCATGGGACGGACGAGGCCACCACCGGGTTCCGGACGCACCTGGAAGCGCAGCAGGATCTGCCGGGACAGGTGagaggggacgttggggacaaCCGGGGTTGGGATGGTTGGGGATGGTTGAGGGTTGGGGACAGttagggggatggggggggggggtggccctcACCTGTGCCAGCGCCAGGTGGACCTCCAGCTCGGCCAGGCGACGTCCCACGCAGCTGCGCTTGCCCACCCCGAAGGGGAGGGAGGCGAAGGGGTGACGGGTGACATCGGGGGACAACCAGCGCTCCGGGAGGAAGGCGTCGGGGGCCGGGAAGAGGCGGCCATCGCGGGAGGCGGCGTAGTGACAGAGGGTGATGAGGgtctggggggacacacacacacagttggTGGGGGCATGGGGGTGGTgaatggggacatggaggggacatgaggacacacacacccccccccccctccccgaggtcACCTTGCGCGGCACCAGGTAGTCGCCCACGCGGATGTCGCGGTCAGGGATGACGCGGGCGTTGGCGGGGATGACGGGGTAGAGCCtggtggggacaagggggggagATGTCACCACagctgccaccagccccccctcctgtccccatccttgtcttATTCCCCCTCCTCGTCCTTGTCCCCGACCCCATCTTCGCCTTTATTTtcatccccatccttgtccccatccttatcttcatccctgtccccatcctcagctccatccttgtccccatccccgccaccatccccatccttgtccccaccttcatcttcatcctcatctccatccctgtccttgtccccatccccatcctcctctttgtccctgtccccatccttgtccccatcttcatctccatcttcatccctgtctccatcttcatctccatccttATCCTTGTCCCCGTCTTCATCcccgtccttgtccccatcctcgTCCCCACACCTGTCCTCAccctcatctccatcctcatcctcagtctttccctgtccccatcttcatccccatccctctcctcaTTCCCACtcctgtccccaccaccatctTTGTCCCCGTCCTTGTCCCCACCTTCATCTCCATCCCTCATCAAGGGGgtcctcatcttcatcctcatcttcatccccatccttgtccccatcttcatccccatcACCATCTTCATCCCCGTCCTTGTCCCCACCTTCAccctcacccctgtcccccccatccccgccccaTGTCCTCATCCCCACCTCAGGGTCTCCTTCACCACGGCCCTCAGCAGGGGGACCCTTCCCAGCGCGGTGACTGAAGAGCCACCTCCGTTGCCCAGGGCGGCCACCAGGTCCCTGTGCAGGGCCTCCTGCACCCCGGGGTGCCGGGCCAGCTCGTAGAGGCTCCACGAGAGGGTGCTGGAGATCTGTGGGGTGGAAGGAGGTGACATCAGCAGGACCCCACCAAGATGGGGGACACCCACCCACACGTGTCCCCTCCTCACCGTGtccaccccagccagcagcagttCAGTGACGTTGCCGTAGATGACCTTCATGGGGACCTTCTCCTGGGCCAGATGGTCGGTGAGACATGTCTTCTCCCCGGGTTGTCCCTGTTGGGCCACCTCGGCCACGCGCCGGTCAATGTGACCCTTGGCTGGGAGAAGACGAATCTCCGTGAGCGTCCTGGTGGCCAAGGGGACCTTCAGTtgtccccggggtcccccccctcGGTGGCCCCTCACCGAAGGCGAACATGTAGTCCCAGGCCTCGCAGAAGGTCCTCCAGGGCTTGGGGAAGAGGCGGTGGAGGGGCTTGGGCATGGCCATGGTGAGCAGCGTCAGCACGAACATGGTGTTGATGGCACGGATGAAGGTCTCCGTGTCCCTCggcacctcctgctccaggcagccCAGGCGGGAGGAGAAGAGGACGGAGGAGATGCCTGGAGAGAGGGGACAAGGAAGGGACAAGGGGGTGAACCAGGGGACAAGGGGAGACACGGGGACATGGAGGATCTTGGAGAACCTTTGGGGACACAGGAGGCCCTTGGGGATGTGGTTGGGATGTGGTGGGGACAAAGGGAacccttggggacatggaggACCCTGGGGATGTgattgggatggggtggggacaaGGAGACCCCGAAGGGACATGGAGAACCTTGGGGAACCCTTGGGGACACAGGAGGCCCTtggggacgtggtggggacaAGGGGAACCCTGGGGACACGGAGGACTTTGAGGAACATGAGGAGCACCATGGGGAACATGGGGAGCCCCGGGGGAGGACACAACAGTCCTTGGAGACATTGGGGGACAGAGggtgccctggggacatggggggacatgggatgtccccagggacatggtgagaccctggggggacacagggagaccctgggggggcatggggagacCAGAGTGGAACACAGGGAGACTTTGGGGGACATGAAagtcatggggacatggggagacccgggggggggacacacaagtcCTTGGAGACATGGGGACACGCCAGGTCTTAAGGGACACGGGGAGCCCCTTGCAGACACGGGGAgaccctggggggggacacaagaagccccttggggacacggggagacccCGGGGGGTGTCACATTCCCTGGTaccccccccccattgcccccccccttgtccccccaccTTCCAGGCCGAACTTGTAGAACTCGGCGGCGACGTCGGGGACGAGGTGCTGGGGGTGGCGGTCGCGCTGTCGCTGCAGCCGCCGCAGGAGGTCGCCCACCACTGCGGCCACTGGCCCCGCGTAGCCCTCGGTGGCCACCggccgcagcagcagccgccccagGAGCCGCCGCAGCCGCTGCCACTCCTCGCCCTCCCTGGGGACAaatttggggggggacacacgggtgacgctggggtggggggacagggggacatgggagAGACgggtggcacttggggacacGCATGATGTCGGGGTACAcaggggggcacgggggacatcAGTGAtgtggggggacaaggggacgggggacacggggggacacagggatgggggggcatggggatgggggggacacggggccatggggggacacgggtgggagatggggacaggggggacacgggtgATGTGGGGGATCAcggggggacacagctggggcacTGGGACATCGgtgacacggggggacatggggggcacggggagggatatgggtggcacttggggacacGGGTGACGTGGGGGGGCAcaggtgggggacagggacacaagggacatgggtgggggacagggacatggagGGATgttggggggacacggcagggggacggggacacatgtggggacacgggtggtgtgtggggacacgggtggggtatgggggacacgggggggatgcagggacatgggggggacatgggtggggtatggggacatggggagacacAGGTGACATGAGGGGACACGGGTggtgtgtggggacatgggggacacatggggacatggcGGGTGTtcagggacacgtggggacacatggggacacaggTGACATGCGGGGACACGGGTGGGGTACAGGGACATGaaggacacgtggggacacgtgGGACGGGCCCCCCCCCCGAGGCAGAGGGTGGTGCTCCCCGAGCGGGGGCACCCGCAGGGGCCAACGGGCCCCAGCATGtccctgtgccgggggggggccaGGATGGGATTGGGGGGActctgggggggggctggggggtgcagaTGGAGTTGGGGGGCCGGGTATGGAatctggggggctgggggggggttggaagggggggtcaggggggtgcAGATGAAGTTGGGGGCCCAGGTATGGAattggggggtctggggggggggtctggggggtgccCATGGAGTTGTGGGGCCAGGTATGGAattggggggtctgggggggggtctggggggtgccCATGGAGTTGGGGGGCCAGGTATGGAATTGGGGGGGCTGTGCAGGGATCTAGGGGGCAGAGCACAGGGGGGTGCctatggggtttgggggtgccaggctcccccccccaggtgcccacGCAGGGGCCCGGCGCTCCCCTGCAGTTACTCACATCCTGGGGgcagccagggaggggggggagtggggggggatgggggggggggggggccctgattCACGCCTGAGTCACCCCAGACTTGCCAGGCCCTTCCCGGAAGGGGGTGcgtaggcggggggggggaaacgggggggtctgggggggggacacagacaccccacagcacccacggCGCAGGGAgacaccccagagcccccctcctcctctgggggggggggggcggccccaTGGATCCATGTCcagcccccccccgaccccctggGCTGCCCCCCCAGATCCACAGGTGGCCCCCCTAGACCCCCTgggcagccgccccccccccaaaacctcataCACCCCCCCAGGCATCCATGCCCAGCACCCTGGCCCCCGGgcagtcccgtcccccccccagacccttgtgccccccccaagcccctgtGCAGACCCCCCAGTGCCTGTGGGCAGCCCCCAgaccctgtgcccccccctctTTGCCCACCCCCCCGACCCCGTACCCACCTCCCAATGCCTGTGCCCACCCCCCCGACTCTGTACCCACCCCCCGTGCCCACTCCCCCATGCCCAGACTCACCCCCCCGTGCCCgtaccccccccagccccctttgcCCAGCTCCTAGTCCCCCCAGACCCACCTCCTAGACCCCGTACCCCCCCCTCGTGCCCACTCCCCCGACCCCAGCCCCACCTCCTAGACCCCgtacccaccccccccgccccctgtgcCCACCTCCCAGTGCCCATACCCACTCCCAGCCCCCAGAGCCACCTCCTAGACCCCGTACCCCCCCCAATGCCCGtactcacctcccaccccccccgtgCCCACTCCCCCGACCCCAGACCCACCTCCTAGACCCCGTATCCCCCCCCCAAATGCTCATAcgcccctcccacccccccgtgCCCACTCCCCCAACCCCGtacccacccccccgccccctgtgcCCACCTCCCAGTGCCCATACCcactccccagcccccagccccacctcctagaccccgtatccccccccccccccatgcccgtactcacctcccacccccccgtgCCCACTCCCCCGACCCCAGACCCACCTCCTAGACCCcgtatccccccccccaaatgctcGTACCCCGTGCCCACTCCCCCGACCCCGCACCCACCTCCCCGTGCCCATACCCACCccctcgtgcccccccccccccccccggtgcccactCACGCGGTGAGCAGCCCGCAGGCGTGCCCGCGGCAGAGCCGGTGGTCCTTCCAGGAGGAGAGGTGGGAGCGGACGGGGAAGTCGCCCTCCTGGCGCAGCACTTGCTCGATCAGCCCGGCCTCCGCCACGTGCACCGTCAGGATGGGCCCGAAGCTCGCCTTCCACACCGGCCCGTACCGGGCACGGCCCTCCACCTGCGGCGGCACGGCGGGCTGGCACCGCGGGGGGCACCGGGGAAGGGGACCCGGAGCCGCCGGGGGGATGCGGGAGAGGAGGGGACCGGCCgttggcacggggaggggggtggtcCTGGTGTGCCGGTAGCCCCGCGGCGGCCCCGGTGGTCCCGAGGGGGCACTGGGGTGGCACCGGAGGGGGACCAGGGGGGCAGCAGGGAAGGCACCCGGGGGGAtgcaggagaggaggggaccGGGTGTTGGCACGGGGAAGGGGAGGTAAAGGGGTGGCCCCGGTGTCGCCGTGGTCCCGGGCGGGCACCGGGGAAGGGGACCCGGAGCCGCCGGGGCAAtgtgggagaggaggggaccGGCCgttggcacggggagggggggtggtccTGGTGTCCCGGTGGTCCCGGGGTGGCCCCGGTGTCCCAGTGGTCCCCGCTGTGGCCACCCGGGGACTAGGGGGGGTGGTCCCGGGGtggcaccggggcgggggggaccggGGAAGGGACCCGGCGACTCCGGGGGGATGCGGGACAGGAGGGGACGGGCCGTTGGTACGGGGAGGGGGGTAGGGGGGTGGTCCCGGTGTCCTGGTGGTCCCGGGGGTAGCTCCGGGGGcctgccctgggtgctgctgccccctcccgctgccttcccccccccccccgagccccaggGACCGAGATTggggtccccttgtccccactGAGCCCCAAGGACCGAAAT includes:
- the CDK4 gene encoding cyclin-dependent kinase 4, whose translation is MAQYEPVAEIGVGAYGTVYKARDRASGRFVALKNVRVTGTENGLPLSAVREVALLKRLEHFDHPNIVRLMDVCATARTERETKVTLVFEHVDQDLKTFLDKAPPPGLPHDTIKDLMRQFLRGLDFLHSNCIVHRDLKPENILVTSNGQVKLADFGLARIYSCQMALTPVVVTLWYRAPEVLLQATYATPVDLWSVGCIFAEMFRRKPLFCGNSEADQLGKIFGVIGLPAEEEWPLDVALPRCAFPPRPPQPPQGFVPEMEPLGTQLLLEMLTFDPHKRISAHQALRHLYLRDRGGGRG
- the CYP27B1 gene encoding 25-hydroxyvitamin D-1 alpha hydroxylase, mitochondrial, whose translation is RGGPRSLAEMPGPSPPAFLYDLLCRGGLRRLHELQVEGRARYGPVWKASFGPILTVHVAEAGLIEQVLRQEGDFPVRSHLSSWKDHRLCRGHACGLLTAEGEEWQRLRRLLGRLLLRPVATEGYAGPVAAVVGDLLRRLQRQRDRHPQHLVPDVAAEFYKFGLEGISSVLFSSRLGCLEQEVPRDTETFIRAINTMFVLTLLTMAMPKPLHRLFPKPWRTFCEAWDYMFAFAKGHIDRRVAEVAQQGQPGEKTCLTDHLAQEKVPMKVIYGNVTELLLAGVDTISSTLSWSLYELARHPGVQEALHRDLVAALGNGGGSSVTALGRVPLLRAVVKETLRLYPVIPANARVIPDRDIRVGDYLVPRKTLITLCHYAASRDGRLFPAPDAFLPERWLSPDVTRHPFASLPFGVGKRSCVGRRLAELEVHLALAQILLRFQVRPEPGGGLVRPMTRTLLVPEATINLQFLSR